One genomic region from Indicator indicator isolate 239-I01 chromosome 7, UM_Iind_1.1, whole genome shotgun sequence encodes:
- the LOC128968289 gene encoding LOW QUALITY PROTEIN: mannose-binding protein-like (The sequence of the model RefSeq protein was modified relative to this genomic sequence to represent the inferred CDS: deleted 1 base in 1 codon; substituted 3 bases at 3 genomic stop codons), which translates to MNKTLKWICSTLKIYTDKPXEKMCSCLVIQSSSPAVHGLQGRDGRDGAEGEEGEPGEELRGLQGFPEKAGPPSIXGDLGPQGEKGEKGECSTETKAQILEAELNRYKKSLVKSLIFAREDTPGNRKFLCAKARRAVASPSNEAENIALKDLIPSKQAYTEISDEQTEGRFMCGNKEVVTYRNXNAREPNNLKNEEYAVIQDSGIWNNLNCSNSHSLCV; encoded by the exons ATGAACAAAACACTGAAGTGGATTTGCAGCACTTTGAAAA TTTATACAGATAAACCTTAAGAGAAAATGTGTTCCTGCTTAGTAATTCAGAGCAGTTCACCTGCAGTCCATGGCTTACAAGGCAGAGATGGAAGAGATGGTGCTGAAGGTGAAGAGGGAGAACCAG GAGAAGAATTGAGAGGTCTACAGGGTTTCCCTGAAAAAGCAGGACCCCCATCAATATAAGGAGATTTAGGACcacaaggagagaaaggagaaaaaggagaatgtTCAA CAGAGACAAAAGCACAGATTTTGGAGGCTGAACTAAATAGGTACAAAAAAAGTTTGGTCAAATcattgattt TTGCAAGAGAAGATACTCCTGGCAACAGAAAATTCCTGTGTGCAAAGGCTAGAAGAGCAGTTGCCTCTCCTAGTAATGAGGCTGAGAATATAGCTTTAAAAGACTTAATACCTTCAAAGCAGGCTTATACAGAGATATCTGATGAACAGACAGAAGGCAGGTTCATGTGTGGGAATAAAGAGGTTGTAACTTACAGAAACTGAAATGCTAGAGAACCAAATAATCTG AAAAATGAAGAGTATGCAGTAATACAAGACTCTGGAATATGGAATAATCTTAATTGTTCAAATTCTCATTCATTATGTGTTTGA